In one Agelaius phoeniceus isolate bAgePho1 chromosome 21, bAgePho1.hap1, whole genome shotgun sequence genomic region, the following are encoded:
- the C5 gene encoding complement C5 encodes MAILIYFIVLLFSGRTFSQEKTYVLTAPKIIRAGASEKIVVQAFGYQEEFPVSVALKSFPDKLIVYSSAWIALNPGNKFQDAVTLTVQPADLPRTDTSDKYLYLEAVSPHFTRFKKIPVSYENGFLFIHTDKPVYTPDQSVKVRVYSLDEELQPAYRETVLTFVDPEGVEVDILEEKDFTGIVSFPDFKIPPNPKYGIWKIKAKYKKDFMTSAMAKFEVKEYALPSFSITIEPESNFISSDKFENFRIVVKASYFSNKKLPSADVFLRYGIIEGSEKRMMPQAMRVTRIENGVARVNFNSKRAASSIGFDSLEELDGSYLYIVASVLESRGGLSEEVEFTGVQFAVSPYKLSLIATPLFVKPGLPFFIKVQVKDPMDDFVGNVPVTITAKSLNDEMVETQLISEDSESGRRKTSTSDGTALFVVNIPPNSRMLEFQLKTADPRLSDENQASKSYEARAYSSLSQSYLYIDWASNHKTLEVGDVININVYPQSHYIDKIHHYSYLITSKGKTVSFGTQERMKDLQYDHLTLRITQEMVPSARLIVYYIVMGEGAAELVADSVWLNVEQKCGNSLDIKLQSSKETLKPADVVSLTIETQPNTFVALSSIDKAIYGVTGRRKKAMEKIMLQLEKSDLGCGAGGGQNNIAVFRMAGLTFLTNANADDSEEAGEPCNEVLRTKRSDFREKILKEVAKYRDRESQTCCKAGIKAYPVSYTCRERAEKIKSQKCFSAFIDCCEFANKLRLEEPNKLLILARMHFEAFLELDEAQVRSYFPESWLWEVHQVSSRSKTLSVTLPDSLTTWEVQGVGISNKGICVAAPLEIQVVKDIFLSIYVPYSVVRGEQIELKGSVYNHKAFAIKYCVKIAAGNGICTFGDSASAGSRIQSCKWKNLDAGSSSAVTFRILPLELGLHTVNFTLLSPRNSEIVVKTLRVVPEGVKKEVHAGFTLDPQGVYGLIKRRQEFRYKVPLNLVPKTQIDRSVSVKGHLLGEVIGTVLSPRGLQMLSSLPRGSAEAELMSIAPVCYVFRYLEESDNWHLLGPETLSARTQMRRKMKEGIVSISSFRNADSSYSMWKNGQASTWMTAFALRILGQVNQYINLDKMSVCDSLLWLIDNCQMSDGSFHEFSDYQPVKLQGTLPQQAKEKSLYLTAFSIIGIDKSMKICPTQKIHDARSRAGDYLAQNVQHAQSPFTTAITAYALALLDPNHGTAREAFSALRREAFVIGDPPIYRFWKDAFKAQEQPSPSSVTAQMVETTAYALLTTLLRGDGVYAKPIIKWLSEEQRYGGGYYSTQDTINALEALTEYSLLVKRLHLDMDVKVSYKNGGALTLFKLTEDNFVGKTMPVPLQDDLYVSTGSSTGIATVNVKTVYNTIGTSEESCNFELKIVPKRDDGRIKREGEPLGRLEACAKYRPSAREPRSGSAHAVMDIGLVSGVEANPEDLSTLASGVDQLIADYEIKDGHVILQIDSVPAHKFLCVGFRISELFRVGMMNPATFTVYEYHAPDKRCTILYNPYGDEKLVRLCEGDECKCMEAECGTVQERLGGSVTAESRREAACQGDTAYVYKVNILSRSEEGFFVKYSANLLDLYKRGQAFAQKSNEITFVKKKTCTEVELNPGEQYLIMGKEALKITIGYSFKFQYPLDSSTWIEWWPSNTACPSCQEFLNTMEDFAEDLLISGC; translated from the exons ATGgctattttaatatattttattgttttgctATTTTCTGGAAGGACTTTTAGCCAAGAGAAAAC ATATGTCCTTACAGCACCAAAGATCATCCGAGCTGGGGCCTCTGAGAAAATTGTAGTTCAAGCTTTTGGTTACCAGGAGGAATTTCCAGTCAGCGTGGCCCTGAAAAGCTTCCCAGATAAGCTCATTGTGTATTCGTCTGCTTGGATCGCCTTAAACCCAGGCAACAAATTCCAAGATGCTGTAACTTTAACA GTACAACCAGCAGATTTGCCAAGAACAGATACTTCAGACAAGTATTTGTATTTGGAAGCTGTTTCTCCACATTTtacaagatttaaaaaaattcctgtttcctATGAGAATGGGTTTCTTTTTATTCATACAGACAAACCAGTTTATACTCCTGATCAGTCAG TGAAAGTCAGAGTTTACTCTCTGGatgaagaactgcagccagCTTACAGGGAGACTGTCCTGACTTTTGTG GATCCTGAAGGAGTAGAAGTGGAtattctggaagaaaaagaTTTTACTGGAATAGTTTCTTTTCCTGACTTCAAGATCCCTCCTAATCCTAA ATACGGAATTTGGAAGATTAAAGCCAAGTACAAGAAGGATTTTATGACCTCAGCTATGGCAAAATTTGAAGTTAAGGAATATG CATTGCCAAGCTTTTCCATCACCATCGAGCCAGAGAGTAACTTCATTAGTTCTGATAAATTTGAGAACTTCAGGATTGTTGTGAAAGCCAG CTATTTTTCCAACAAAAAGCTTCCCAGTGCTGATGTTTTTCTTCGTTATGGAATAATTGAAGGAAGTGAGAAAAGAATGATGCCTCAGGCAATGCGTGTAACGAGG ATTGAAAATGGAGTTGCTAGGGTCAATTTTAACAGTAAGAGAGCAGCAAGTTCTATAGGCTTTGACAGTCTGGAAGAACTGGATGGCTCATATTTATATATTGTGGCATCAGTGTTGGAGTCTAGGG GTGGCCTCAGTGAAGAGGTGGAGTTCACTGGAGTCCAGTTTGCTGTCTCTCCTTACAAGCTGAGTTTGATTGCCACTCCTCTCTTTGTGAAGCCTGGACTTCCCTTCTTCATCAAG GTGCAGGTGAAAGACCCCATGGATGACTTTGTTGGGAATGTCCCTGTAACTATCACTGCCAAATCCTTAAATGATGAAATGGTTGAGACTCAGTTGATATCAGAGGATTCAGAATctgggagaagaaaaacaagcacCAGTGATGGAACTGCTTTGTTTGTTGTTAATATCCCACCAAACAGCAGAATGTTGGAGTTTCAA CTAAAAACTGCAGATCCACGTCTTTCAGATGAAAACCAAGCAAGTAAAAGTTATGAAGCAAGAGCTTATTCATCCCTGAGTCAGAGTTATCTCTATATTGACTGGGCTTCAAACCACAAAACCCTGGAAGTGGGGGATGTAATAAATATTAATGTATATCCACAAAGTCACTACATTGATAAAATACATCACTACAGCTATTTG ATCACATCAAAAGGGAAGACAGTGAGCTTTGGAACTCAGGAGAGAATGAAGGATTTGCAATATGACCATCTGACTTTACGGATAACCCAAGAGATGGTTCCTTCTGCACGCCTCATTGTTTACTACATAGTCAtgggagaaggagctgcagagttAGTGGCTGATTCAGTTTGGCTGAATGTGGAACAGAAATGTGGGAATAGCCTTGAT ATTAAGCTGCAGTCAAGCAAAGAGACACTGAAACCAGCAGATGTTGTATCACTCACCATAGAAACCCAGCCCAATACCTTTGTTGCTTTGTCATCTATTGACAAGGCAATATATGGAGtcacaggaagaaggaagaaggcaATGGAAAAG ATcatgctgcagctggagaagagtgaccttggctgtggggctgggggaggacaGAACAACATTGCTGTGTTCAGGATGGCTGGGCTCACCTTCCTCACTAATGCAAACGCTGACGACTCCGAGGAAGCAG GTGAACCTTGCAATGAAGTGTTAAGAACCAAACGATCTGACTTCAGGGAAAAGATACTCAAAGAAG tggcCAAATACCGAGACCGAGAATCCCAGACGTGCTGCAAGGCTGGAATAAAAGCTTATCCAGTCTCTTATacctgcagggagagggctgagaAGATTAAGAGCCAGAAGTGCTTTTCTGCATTCATAGATTGCTGTGAATTTGCCAACAAGCTGCGGCTGGAAGAGCCAAACAAGCTCCTGATATTGGCCAGAATGC ATTTTGAGGCTTTCTTGGAACTGGATGAGGCACAAGTTCGTAGCTACTTCCCTGAAAGCTGGTTATGGGAAGTTCACCAAGTTTCTTCAAG GTCCAAGACTCTGTCTGTCACCTTGCCTGATTCACTGACCACCTGGGAAGTACAAGGTGTTGGCATTTCAAATAAAG GTATTTGTGTTGCTGCACCTTTGGAAATCCAAGTTGTGAAGGATATTTTCCTGAGCATTTATGTTCCTTATTCCGTGGTACGAGGGGAGCAAATTGAGTTAAAAGGATCTGTTTATAACCATAAAGCCTTTGCAATTAAG TACTGTGTTAAAATAGCAGCTGGAAATGGAATCTGTACCTTTGGAGATTCTGCAAGTGCAGGCTCGAGGATACAGAGCTGTAAATGGAAGAATCTGGATGCTGGCTCTTCCTCAGCAGTCACATTCCGGATCCTCCCGCTGGAGTTGGGTCTTCACACTGTCAACTTCACATTGCTGAGCCCCAGGAACAGTGAAATTGTAGTTAAAACTTTACGTGTCGTG CCAGAAGGCGTTAAGAAAGAAGTCCATGCAGGTTTCACTTTGGATCCACAGGGTGTTTATG GTTTAATCAAGAGACGACAAGAATTTCGATACAAAGTCCCACTAAATCTGGTCCCTAAAACACAAATTGACAGAAGTGTCAGTGTAAAAG GACATCTTCTGGGTGAAGTGATTGGCACGGTGCTGAGCCCCAGAGGGCTGCAGATGCTGAGCAGCCTGCCCAGGGGCAGTGCAGAGGCTGAGCTGATGAGCATTGCCCCCGTGTGCTACGTGTTCCGCTACCTGGAGGAGTCGGACAATTGGCACCTGCTGGGCCCTGAGACCCTGAGCGCCAGGACCCagatgaggaggaagatgaaAGAAG GAATTGTGAGCATCTCGTCCTTCAGGAATGCTGACAGCTCCTACAGCATGTGGAAGAATGGGCAAGCTAGCACATG GATGACAGCTTTTGCTTTAAGGATCCTTGGACAAGTGAATCAATACATTAATCTTGATAAAATGTCTGTTTGTGATTCCCTTCTGTGGCTGATTGACAACTGTCAGATGTCAGATGGGTCATTCCATGAATTTTCAGACTACCAACCAGTGAAACTGCAG ggtACATTACCTCAACAAGCTAAAGAAAAATCTTTGTATCTCACAGCATTTTCTATTATTGGAATTGACAAGTCAATGAAAATATGTCCCACTCAG AAAATCCACGatgccaggagcagagcaggggattATTTGGCACAGAATGTGCAGCATGCCCAGAGCCCCTTCACCACGGCCATCACCGCCTACGCGCTGGCCCTGCTGGACCCCAACCACGGCACAGCTCGGGAAGCCTTCTCTGCCCTGAGGAGAGAGGCCTTTGTCATAG GTGATCCCCCCATCTACAGGTTTTGGAAAGATGCTTTCAAAGCACAAGAGCAGCCAAGCCCCAGCTCTGTCACTGCACAAATGGTTGAAACCACAGCCTATGCCTTGCTCACTACTTTGCTGAGAGGGGATGGAGTCTATGCCAAGCCCATCATCAAATGGCTCTCTGAAGAACAGAGATATGGGGGAGGATATTATTCAACTCAG GACACTATTAATGCCCTCGAGGCCCTGACTGAATATTCCCTTCTTGTCAAACGGCTGCATTTGGACATGGATGTTAAAGTGTCCTACAAAAATGGTGGAGCCCTAACCCTATTTAAACTGACAGAAGACAATTTCGTGGGAAAAACTATGCCA GTACCTTTGCAGGATGATCTCTATGtaagcactggcagcagcactggcataGCTACAGTAAAT gtgaaGACAGTGTATAACACCATTGGTACTTCTGAAGAATCCTGTAACTTTGAACTGAAGATTGTTCCCAAGAGAGATGATG GTCGCATAAAGAGAGAGGGGGAACCCCTGGGGCGCCTGGAGGCCTGTGCAAA GTACAGGCCCAGTGCCAGGGAGCCCCGCTCGGGCTCTGCTCATGCTGTGATGGACATAGGGCTGGTCAGTGGAGTGGAGGCCAATCCAGAGGATTTATCTACT cttgCAAGTGGAGTTGATCAGCTGATAGCAGATTATGAGATAAAGGATGGGCATGTTATCCTGCAGATAGACTCT GTGCCAGCTCACAAGTTCCTGTGTGTTGGCTTCAGGATCAGTGAGCTTTTCCGGGTTGGAATGATGAACCCTGCCACCTTCACTGTGTATGAGTATCATGCTCCAG ACAAAAGATGCACCATACTTTATAACCCCTATGGAGATGAAAAACTGGTGAGATTATGTGAAGGAGATGAATGCAAATGCATGGAAG CTGAGTGTGGTACAGTCCAGGAGAGACTCGGGGGGTCGGtgactgctgagagcaggagagaggCTGCCTGCCAGGGGGACACTGCTTATG TTTATAAAGTGAACATCTTATCTCGCAGTGAGGAGGGGTTTTTTGTGAAGTATTCTGCAAATCTTCTGGACCTCTACAAAAGGG ggcaAGCTTTTGCTCaaaaaagtaatgaaataaCCTTTGTTAAAAAGAAGACTTGCACAGAAGTTGAATTGAACCCAGGAGAGCAGTATTTGATCATGGGAAAAGAAGCCCTaaagataaccattggttacagtTTCAA ATTCCAGTACCCCTTGGACTCCAGCACTTGGATTGAGTGGTGGCCTTCAAATACAGCCTGTCCATCCTGTCAGGAGTTTCTGAACACAATGGAGGATTTTGCTGAAGATCTCCTCATCAGTGGCTGTTAA